The Spartinivicinus poritis region ACTAATGGGTTAGGGCCTGACCCCGCGAAAACCGTTGTTGAATTTTTAGGTATTTGGGCTCTGCGTTTTTTATGGATTGCATTAAGCCTTACTCCATTGAAGCTAATTACGGGTAATGGTCAATTTATCTCCATTCGTCGGATGATGGGGTTATATGCATTCTTTTATGTCTGTCTTCACTTAACAGCTTATTTACTATTTATGCTGGGGCTGCAGTGGAGTAATTTGTGGGAAGATATTTTAGAGCGACCCTATATAACCGTGGGCTTTGCTGCGTGGCTGGTTTTGCTGCCGTTGGCTATCACCTCAACCAATAAAATGATTCGGCGGCTGGGAAAAAAATGGAAACAGTTGCACAAGGGAGTATACCTTGCTGCCTGTCTGGCAGCTTTGCATTTTATCTGGTTAGCGAAGAGTAATTTACTGGAACCTA contains the following coding sequences:
- a CDS encoding sulfite oxidase heme-binding subunit YedZ, whose translation is MIKKLKPIWFLLALSPAVYLVYLIITNGLGPDPAKTVVEFLGIWALRFLWIALSLTPLKLITGNGQFISIRRMMGLYAFFYVCLHLTAYLLFMLGLQWSNLWEDILERPYITVGFAAWLVLLPLAITSTNKMIRRLGKKWKQLHKGVYLAACLAALHFIWLAKSNLLEPIVYLTILILLFALRFIKKTSKAKTVVADN